Proteins co-encoded in one Ensifer sp. PDNC004 genomic window:
- a CDS encoding ABC transporter permease translates to MTDHVQQTTPARKPSRLARWRQSDLWWSFTHKPSAIIGAIILTFLIATAFAAPLIAPQNPFDPAQLELWNSELPPIWEADGQWPYVLGTDTQGRDMLSAILYGSRISILIGVASVVLSLAVGLSLGLVAGYFGRFIDNFLMRIGDVLLSIPTILIAILVSAVARQMLPPELRDVGSAAVLVLAITLSAWVQYARTVRAQTIVERGKEYVQAARLLKTPARRIMLKHILPNTLTPIMVAATLNFGMAILTEATLSFLGIGMPPSQPSLGTLIRLGNQFLFSGVWWVVLFPVVQLCLLVVSVNLLGDWLRDALNPKLR, encoded by the coding sequence ATGACAGATCACGTCCAGCAAACCACACCTGCGCGCAAGCCTTCGCGGCTTGCCCGCTGGCGCCAGAGCGATCTCTGGTGGTCCTTCACCCACAAGCCTTCGGCAATCATCGGCGCGATCATCCTTACGTTCCTGATCGCGACCGCCTTTGCAGCACCTTTGATTGCGCCGCAGAACCCCTTCGATCCGGCTCAGCTCGAGCTCTGGAACTCCGAGCTGCCGCCGATCTGGGAGGCCGACGGCCAATGGCCTTACGTGCTCGGCACCGACACGCAAGGGCGCGACATGCTCTCGGCCATTCTCTATGGTTCGCGCATCTCGATCCTGATCGGCGTCGCCTCGGTCGTGCTTTCGCTCGCGGTCGGCCTTAGCCTCGGCCTCGTTGCCGGCTATTTCGGTCGCTTCATCGACAACTTCCTGATGCGCATCGGCGACGTGCTTCTGTCGATCCCGACCATCCTGATCGCGATCCTCGTCAGCGCCGTCGCGCGCCAGATGCTGCCGCCGGAACTCAGGGATGTCGGCTCTGCCGCCGTTCTGGTGCTGGCGATCACGCTCAGCGCCTGGGTGCAATATGCTCGTACCGTGCGTGCCCAGACGATCGTCGAACGCGGCAAGGAATACGTGCAGGCTGCGCGCCTTCTGAAAACGCCGGCTCGGCGGATCATGCTGAAGCACATCCTGCCGAACACGCTGACGCCGATCATGGTCGCTGCGACCCTGAACTTCGGCATGGCGATCCTGACGGAAGCGACGCTTTCGTTCCTCGGCATCGGCATGCCGCCGAGCCAGCCGAGCCTTGGAACGCTGATCCGTCTCGGCAATCAGTTCCTGTTTTCGGGCGTATGGTGGGTGGTACTCTTCCCCGTCGTCCAGCTTTGCCTTCTCGTCGTCTCGGTCAACCTGCTCGGTGACTGGCTGCGCGATGCGCTCAATCCGAAATTGAGGTGA